One Acutalibacter muris DNA window includes the following coding sequences:
- a CDS encoding transketolase family protein, producing the protein MAEIVKKATRESFGETLVELGRDNQDIVVLVADLADATKVENFGKAYPDRFIECGIAEGNMVGVAAGLASCGKIPFATSFAMFSAGRAFEQVRNSVGYPHLNVKIVGSHAGISVGEDGATHQCCEDIALMRSIPGMVVLNPADHYEMKAAVKAAVEYKGPVYLRLGRLAVESCNNNDDYSFEIGKGITLREGSDITVIATGLMVGEAIKAVDSLAAQGINARLIDMHTVKPLDQELVIKAAKETGHIVTVEEHNIIGGLGEAVAACLCENCPAPLTRMGVKDVFGHSGPAVDLLKEFGLCAEGIEETVKKILK; encoded by the coding sequence ATGGCTGAGATAGTTAAAAAGGCTACCAGGGAGAGCTTCGGCGAGACCCTGGTGGAACTGGGCAGAGACAACCAGGATATTGTTGTGCTGGTGGCTGACCTGGCAGACGCCACTAAGGTGGAAAATTTTGGCAAGGCGTACCCTGATAGATTTATTGAGTGCGGCATAGCCGAGGGCAATATGGTGGGCGTAGCGGCTGGGCTCGCCTCCTGCGGAAAGATACCCTTTGCCACCTCCTTCGCCATGTTCTCGGCGGGGCGTGCCTTTGAGCAGGTGCGAAACTCCGTGGGCTATCCTCATCTTAACGTGAAGATAGTGGGCTCTCACGCAGGCATCTCCGTGGGCGAGGACGGGGCCACCCATCAGTGCTGCGAGGATATCGCCCTTATGCGCAGTATCCCCGGCATGGTGGTGCTAAACCCTGCCGACCACTACGAAATGAAAGCCGCCGTAAAGGCCGCCGTGGAGTATAAGGGCCCGGTGTACCTCCGGCTGGGCCGTCTGGCGGTGGAGAGCTGCAATAATAACGACGACTACAGCTTTGAGATTGGCAAGGGTATCACCCTGCGGGAGGGCTCTGATATCACCGTTATTGCCACCGGGCTGATGGTGGGCGAGGCAATAAAGGCCGTGGATTCTCTGGCAGCCCAGGGCATAAACGCCCGGCTTATCGATATGCACACGGTAAAGCCCCTGGACCAGGAGCTGGTCATAAAGGCCGCGAAGGAGACCGGGCATATCGTCACTGTGGAGGAGCACAACATCATCGGCGGGCTGGGCGAGGCTGTGGCCGCCTGCCTGTGTGAGAACTGCCCCGCCCCCCTGACCCGCATGGGCGTCAAGGATGTGTTTGGACACTCTGGCCCGGCTGTAGATTTGCTCAAGGAATTTGGGCTCTGCGCCGAGGGCATTGAAGAAACGGTGAAGAAAATTTTGAAGTGA
- a CDS encoding type 2 periplasmic-binding domain-containing protein encodes MSKRILALLLALAMIVGVFAACGDSGNNSSSGGNSSTGSTASTEGGDSSTEGGDDSEPSNVSQGPDPTDEFYAFTCYWYYDWAGIKDWGVDAASKYWGEKFNVDVEFSKPDADPDSKLNIMLTGGDLPDSMILDRGRVLNSAARAGALVEIEQFMYDGCTFKEDISEVSRELQKVDGKLYGVPNWARGSEAVATGGNYGWIINTQTYEDVGSPPLNTMQDLHDYCVKVKEANLNSYTGQSIIPFATTNTNNGFYIYQQFYRSMGARNLVEQYFTQENGKLEICVREPMFVEALKTANQWFNEGLWSAEEFTDDGTMWEEKMTNGRPALMWYDFSQDDSNNFRRVTRENSNGEVSYEVLGDPNSEITKDFPMFPKASEDVKVCYGDENGVIGWNVNVITTAAERPQRIFDLFAYWVSEQGSKEILYGPEGGLWDGTDENGIPKLTKPYADITSDEMNAAGAWIWTQPANSDYIDAIKFAVNEQQPADKRNWVVSLQADLFSQSKENPHEGTKFITDQNTGLTNVLDPQEDLGIKLKAVQDELQVRLPQILMAKDEAEFNKLLEEAVKTCEDNNIDDILAAWQAQYDKNIEVQGFDGYDPAYIGEVYGMDLS; translated from the coding sequence ATGAGCAAGAGAATTTTGGCCCTGCTGCTGGCTCTGGCTATGATCGTAGGCGTTTTCGCGGCCTGCGGCGATAGCGGCAACAACAGCTCCAGCGGCGGCAACAGCTCTACCGGCTCTACCGCCAGCACCGAGGGCGGCGATAGCAGCACCGAGGGCGGAGACGACTCCGAGCCCAGCAATGTTTCTCAGGGGCCCGACCCCACCGACGAGTTCTATGCCTTTACCTGCTACTGGTACTATGACTGGGCGGGCATCAAGGATTGGGGCGTTGACGCCGCCTCCAAGTATTGGGGCGAGAAGTTTAACGTGGACGTGGAGTTCTCCAAGCCCGACGCTGACCCCGACTCCAAGTTGAACATCATGCTGACCGGCGGCGACCTGCCCGACTCCATGATTCTGGACCGCGGCCGTGTGCTGAACAGCGCTGCCCGTGCCGGCGCCCTGGTGGAGATCGAGCAGTTCATGTATGATGGCTGCACCTTCAAGGAGGACATCTCTGAGGTTTCCAGGGAACTGCAGAAGGTCGACGGCAAGCTGTACGGCGTCCCCAACTGGGCCCGCGGCTCTGAGGCAGTGGCCACCGGCGGCAACTATGGCTGGATCATCAACACTCAGACCTATGAGGATGTTGGGTCTCCTCCGCTGAACACCATGCAGGACCTGCACGACTACTGCGTGAAGGTCAAGGAGGCCAATCTGAACTCCTACACCGGCCAGAGCATCATCCCCTTCGCCACCACGAACACCAACAACGGCTTCTATATCTATCAGCAGTTCTACCGCTCCATGGGCGCCCGCAACCTGGTGGAGCAGTACTTCACTCAGGAGAACGGCAAGCTGGAGATCTGCGTGCGCGAGCCCATGTTCGTTGAGGCTCTGAAGACCGCAAACCAGTGGTTCAACGAGGGCCTGTGGTCCGCTGAGGAGTTCACCGACGACGGTACCATGTGGGAGGAGAAGATGACCAACGGCCGTCCCGCCCTGATGTGGTATGACTTCTCTCAGGACGACTCCAACAACTTCCGCCGCGTTACCCGCGAGAACTCCAACGGCGAGGTTTCTTACGAGGTTCTGGGCGATCCAAACAGCGAGATCACCAAGGACTTCCCCATGTTCCCCAAGGCTAGCGAGGACGTCAAGGTCTGCTACGGCGACGAGAACGGCGTTATTGGCTGGAACGTCAACGTTATCACCACCGCTGCCGAGCGTCCCCAGCGTATATTCGACCTGTTTGCCTATTGGGTTTCCGAGCAGGGCTCTAAGGAGATTCTGTACGGTCCGGAGGGCGGCCTCTGGGACGGCACCGACGAGAACGGTATTCCGAAGCTGACCAAGCCCTATGCTGACATCACCTCTGACGAGATGAACGCTGCCGGCGCATGGATCTGGACTCAGCCCGCCAACTCCGACTACATCGATGCTATCAAGTTTGCTGTTAACGAGCAGCAGCCCGCTGATAAGCGTAACTGGGTTGTCTCTCTGCAGGCCGACCTGTTCTCCCAGAGCAAGGAGAATCCCCATGAGGGCACCAAGTTCATCACCGACCAGAACACCGGCCTGACCAACGTGCTCGATCCTCAGGAGGACCTGGGCATCAAGCTGAAGGCTGTTCAGGATGAGCTGCAGGTACGCCTGCCCCAGATCCTGATGGCTAAGGACGAGGCCGAGTTCAACAAGCTGCTGGAGGAGGCTGTCAAGACCTGCGAGGATAACAATATCGACGATATCCTGGCTGCCTGGCAGGCTCAGTACGATAAGAACATCGAGGTCCAGGGCTTCGACGGCTATGATCCCGCCTACATCGGCGAGGTCTATGGCATGGACCTGTCCTAA
- a CDS encoding MATE family efflux transporter: MKFSLRPRSRRGTYEINMTEGPLLGKLVRFSLPLALSGVLQLLFNAADVVVVGRFAGNQALAAVGSTSALNNLIVNLFIGLSIGVNVLVARYYGAGQARDLYETVHTSILTAAISGVVLIFLGMGLSRPLLQMMETPADVIDHSVLYMRIIFAGMPASMLYNFGAAVLRAVGDTQRPLYFLLTAGVINVVLNLFFVIVLHMGVAGVATATVISQCVSAALVILCLVHSEGVYHLDIKRLRIYKRKLKEIARIGIPAGIQGSMFSISNVLIQSTINSFGSVAMAGSTAAGNIEGFVWTAMDAFTQATQSFVGQNYGAKKIDRVNKVIWQCMILVTGVGLVLGVGAYLAANPLLGIYSSDPAVIEYGKARMLAISVPYFTCGAMGIFVGGMRGLGSSMVPMINTVFSVCVLRVVWIYTVFALWPQWEVLFISYPVTWVIASLIGGICYAVIKRRAVARLNVREAG, translated from the coding sequence ATGAAATTCAGTCTAAGGCCCCGCTCGCGCCGGGGTACATACGAAATCAACATGACCGAGGGCCCTCTTTTGGGCAAGCTGGTGCGCTTCTCCCTGCCCCTGGCGCTTTCGGGGGTGTTGCAGCTATTGTTCAATGCCGCCGACGTGGTGGTGGTGGGGCGCTTTGCCGGGAACCAGGCCCTGGCCGCCGTGGGCTCTACCAGCGCCTTAAACAACCTTATTGTCAATCTCTTCATCGGCCTTTCCATTGGCGTGAATGTGCTGGTGGCCCGGTACTATGGCGCGGGCCAGGCCCGGGACCTGTACGAAACGGTGCACACCTCCATACTCACTGCGGCCATCAGCGGGGTGGTGCTCATTTTTCTGGGCATGGGGCTGTCGCGGCCGCTGCTACAGATGATGGAGACCCCTGCGGACGTTATTGACCACTCGGTGCTGTATATGCGCATAATCTTTGCCGGTATGCCCGCCAGTATGCTCTACAACTTTGGCGCGGCGGTCCTTCGGGCGGTGGGGGACACCCAGCGGCCCCTATACTTCCTGCTGACAGCAGGGGTGATAAACGTGGTGCTGAACCTCTTTTTCGTTATCGTCCTGCATATGGGCGTGGCGGGGGTGGCGACGGCCACTGTCATATCTCAGTGCGTGTCCGCCGCGCTGGTGATTCTCTGTCTGGTCCACAGCGAGGGTGTGTACCATCTGGACATCAAGCGGCTCCGTATTTATAAGCGCAAACTAAAGGAGATAGCCCGCATCGGCATCCCGGCGGGGATACAGGGCTCCATGTTCTCCATCTCCAACGTGCTGATACAGTCCACCATAAACTCCTTCGGCTCCGTGGCCATGGCCGGCAGCACGGCGGCGGGGAATATAGAGGGCTTCGTCTGGACGGCCATGGACGCCTTTACCCAGGCCACCCAGAGCTTTGTGGGACAGAATTACGGCGCGAAGAAGATAGATCGGGTGAACAAGGTGATCTGGCAGTGTATGATCCTGGTGACAGGCGTGGGCCTAGTGCTGGGCGTGGGGGCATATCTGGCGGCGAACCCGCTGCTGGGCATCTATTCCTCCGACCCGGCGGTGATAGAGTACGGCAAAGCGCGTATGCTGGCTATCAGCGTGCCGTACTTTACCTGCGGCGCGATGGGTATCTTTGTGGGCGGTATGCGCGGGCTGGGGTCTTCGATGGTGCCCATGATAAATACTGTGTTCAGTGTGTGTGTGCTGCGCGTGGTGTGGATCTATACGGTATTCGCCCTTTGGCCTCAGTGGGAGGTGCTGTTTATCTCCTACCCGGTGACTTGGGTTATAGCCTCCCTTATCGGCGGCATATGCTACGCAGTGATAAAAAGGCGCGCCGTAGCCAGGTTAAACGTCCGCGAAGCGGGGTAA
- a CDS encoding transketolase codes for MDAEKRQSLALKAAKVRAGIIEGVYNAKSGHPGGSLSSADIFTYLYFEKLNIDPQDPKCPERDRFVLSKGHCAPGLYAALALRGYFSPDELKKLRHIGAMLQGHPDMKGTPGVDMSTGSLGQGISAAVGMALAAKMDGKGYKVYCLLGDGEIQEGQVWEAIMFAAHHKLDNLCLILDHNGLQIDGDVEKVAGLEPIDEKLRSFGCEVAVADGHDFESLETAFNAARECSCKPFAIIARTTKGKGVSFMENQAGWHGKAPNAEQYQKAMDELNSAIAALA; via the coding sequence ATGGACGCAGAAAAAAGACAGTCCCTTGCGCTTAAGGCAGCCAAGGTCCGCGCTGGCATCATTGAGGGCGTATATAACGCCAAGTCCGGCCATCCGGGAGGTTCCCTCTCCTCTGCCGACATTTTTACCTATCTTTATTTTGAAAAGCTGAATATCGACCCTCAGGACCCTAAGTGCCCGGAGAGGGACCGCTTCGTGCTCTCAAAGGGCCACTGTGCCCCGGGGCTGTACGCCGCTCTGGCTCTGCGCGGGTACTTCTCCCCTGACGAGCTGAAAAAGCTGCGGCACATCGGCGCAATGCTGCAGGGGCACCCGGACATGAAGGGCACCCCCGGCGTGGACATGAGCACCGGCTCCCTGGGCCAAGGCATTTCCGCCGCCGTAGGCATGGCCCTGGCCGCCAAGATGGACGGAAAGGGCTATAAGGTCTACTGTCTCCTGGGCGACGGTGAGATACAGGAGGGACAGGTCTGGGAGGCCATAATGTTTGCCGCCCACCATAAGCTTGACAATCTCTGCCTGATTCTGGATCATAACGGCTTACAGATAGACGGCGACGTGGAGAAGGTGGCGGGCCTCGAGCCCATCGACGAAAAGCTGCGCTCCTTTGGCTGCGAGGTCGCTGTTGCCGACGGCCACGACTTTGAGAGCCTTGAGACTGCGTTTAACGCCGCCAGGGAATGCTCCTGCAAGCCCTTTGCCATTATAGCCAGGACCACCAAGGGCAAGGGCGTCAGCTTTATGGAGAACCAAGCTGGCTGGCACGGCAAGGCCCCAAATGCAGAGCAGTACCAGAAGGCCATGGACGAGCTGAATTCGGCCATTGCAGCATTGGCTTAA